One part of the Ornithodoros turicata isolate Travis chromosome 2, ASM3712646v1, whole genome shotgun sequence genome encodes these proteins:
- the LOC135383824 gene encoding cholinesterase 1-like, with translation MSIQMRTACRCLQIIGINSVLIVGLASIVLLTTNVKKNHKSANYVDESGLPVVQTTAGKVQGIRVTSNGRYVHAFYGISYAEPPTRHRRFLYPLPKAAYQGVFKADTLRAECPQFPYTFNTEHVNVSSFDEDCLHLNLWTPSLDLEEPPRAVVVFFYGGSFQNGGNNLPIYDGRHFSSMGDVVVVVPNYRLNIFGFLYTGTKDAPGNQGIWDQRLALLWVHDNIRQFGGDPERVVLMGQSAGAISVGYHIISPLTRHLFKRAIMQSGTPFYKADENKITGPDKVIKIASRLCGSSALGMSSAVACLRKQPAKALLREASSILGLKSSSFVPISGDDLLPEDPLVVMHNGSMEPIDLLIGTTDQEGTYFLQKLYQAIGVRDPFEMSNAQHAVIIQFLMNYTLWETPGDLLTQFLRSTKDGSQPRDVVDTLAEAVGDVAMRCPTLYFSDFVSQHNSSVYCYSYGYKPEKGTFWPSWMGTTHFDDFPFVWGYVFDKPELTSVNDKDYSSRLIRMWSSFIKNGTIGDIDGVSWPPRTKTSKNCIHLSNQIQPVRPPKRNTCSLLRKYIVPYHVRLATAVPQVPLMT, from the exons ATGAGCATTCAGATGAGAACCGCCTGCCGCTGCCTTCAAA TTATAGGAATCAACAGTGTCCTAATAGTCGGACTGGCCAGCATCGTTCTCTTAACCACCAACGTAAAGAAGAATCACAAGAGTGCGAACTACGTGGACGAATCAGGATTGCCCGTTGTGCAGACGACGGCGGGAAAGGTCCAAGGAATTCGCGTAACGTCAAATGGCAGATACGTGCATGCCTTTTACGGGATATCATATGCCGAGCCACCGACAAGACATCGTCGATTCCTGTACCCACTGCCCAAAGCTGCGTACCAAGGCGTTTTCAAGGCAGACACGCTGAGGGCCGAGTGTCCCCAGTTCCCGTATACTTTCAACACAGAGCACGTGAACGTGTCAAGTTTCGACGAGGATTGCCTGCACCTCAACCTGTGGACACCAAGCCTAGACTTGGAAGAGCCACCTAGAGCGGTTGTTGTCTTCTTCTATGGTGGTTCGTTTCAAAATGGCGGCAACAACCTTCCCATCTATGATGGACGTCACTTCTCGTCGATGGGCGATGTTGTAGTTGTGGTTCCAAACTACAGACTCAACATCTTTGGTTTTTTGTACACGGGAACGAAAGACGCGCCGGGAAACCAAGGTATATGGGATCAGCGATTAGCCCTGCTCTGGGTGCACGATAACATTCGGCAGTTCGGAGGCGATCCAGAGAGAGTTGTTTTGATGGGACAGAGCGCCGGAGCCATATCCGTTGGGTACCACATCATATCGCCCCTCACACGACATTTGTTCAAGCGAGCCATCATGCAGAGTGGTACACCGTTCTACAAGGCCGATGAAAACAAGATCACTGGTCCAGATAAAGTCATAAAAATTGCCAGCAGGCTCTGTGGGTCATCAGCGCTTGGGATGTCTTCTGCAGTAGCGTGCCTTCGTAAACAACCTGCGAAGGCCTTGCTTCGAGAGGCCAGCAGTATACTAGGACTAAAATCGTCGTCTTTCGTTCCCATATCAGGTGACGACCTATTGCCAGAAGATCCTCTGGTCGTCATGCACAATGGCAGCATGGAGCCAATAGACCTCTTGATCGGCACAACTGATCAAGAAGGAACTTATTTCCTCCAGAAACTTTATCAAGCTATTGGAGTGCGTGATCCATTCGAGATGAGCAATGCTCAGCATGCTGTGATCATCCAATTCTTGATGAATTACACTTTGTGGGAAACACCTGGAGATCTGTTGACACAGTTCTTGCGTAGCACAAAGGATGGTTCACAGCCGAGGGATGTTGTCGACACCCTGGCGGAAGCCGTTGGGGATGTAGCCATGCGTTGCCCAACCTTGTACTTTTCAGACTTTGTTTCTCAGCATAACTCCAGCGTCTATTGCTACTCGTACGGCTACAAGCCAGAAAAAGGCACCTTCTGGCCTTCTTGGATGGGAACCACACATTTCGATGATTTCCCCTTCGTGTGGGGCTACGTCTTCGACAAACCAGAACTGACATCTGTAAACGACAAGGATTACAGCAGCCGCTTGATAAGGATGTGGAGCAGTTTCATAAAAAATGG CACTATTGGTGATATCGACGGAGTGTCCTGGCCACCGAGGACGAAGACCTCCAAAAATTGCATCCACTTGAGCAACCAGATACAACCTGTGAGACCGCCGAAGAGAAACACGTGTTCCCTCCTGAGGAAGTACATCGTGCCGTACCACGTCCGATTAGCTACAGCTGTGCCTCAAGTTCCTCTGATGACATGA